In Nitrospirota bacterium, a single window of DNA contains:
- the aroF gene encoding 3-deoxy-7-phosphoheptulonate synthase: MLIVMHHSAADKDIERVKSTIRNMGFKPVAIPGAERTAIGIIGNQSWIDDGPIRALKGILEIIHVTKPYKLVSRDFHPADSVIKLSRAVKIGGRSPFLFIAGPCAIESREQIFKTARYLKKVGVPVLRAGAYKPRTSPHSFQGLREVGIEILDEVRKEVGVLIATEVMSPEQVENTASKADILQIGARNMQNFDLLREVGRTKRPVILKRGLSATVEEWLASAEYILLEGNSDVILCERGIRTFETATRNTSDLSVIPLVAESCHLPVIFDPSHATGKRSLVSPLSLAAAVVGSHGIMVEVHPDPEHALSDGPQSLTFKGFEKLKQKMDALIEFMKTKLPE, encoded by the coding sequence ATGCTTATCGTAATGCATCACTCTGCTGCAGACAAGGACATCGAGAGGGTCAAGAGCACTATCAGGAATATGGGGTTTAAGCCCGTTGCCATACCCGGTGCCGAGCGCACGGCCATCGGTATCATCGGCAATCAGTCGTGGATCGATGATGGTCCGATCAGGGCGCTTAAAGGCATTCTGGAGATCATTCACGTGACCAAGCCGTATAAGCTGGTGAGCAGGGATTTTCATCCTGCAGACTCGGTCATCAAACTTTCCAGGGCTGTGAAGATCGGCGGGAGATCGCCGTTTCTTTTCATCGCAGGTCCGTGCGCCATAGAAAGCAGGGAGCAGATATTCAAGACTGCCAGATATCTCAAAAAAGTAGGAGTTCCCGTGTTGCGTGCCGGTGCGTACAAGCCCCGTACAAGCCCGCACAGCTTCCAGGGACTGCGTGAAGTGGGCATAGAGATCCTTGACGAAGTACGAAAAGAGGTCGGCGTTCTCATCGCGACAGAGGTAATGAGCCCTGAACAGGTCGAGAACACGGCCTCAAAGGCTGATATCCTTCAGATCGGTGCCCGCAATATGCAGAACTTTGACCTGCTGCGGGAGGTTGGAAGAACCAAAAGGCCGGTGATCCTTAAGCGGGGATTGTCTGCAACTGTTGAGGAATGGCTTGCCTCTGCCGAATACATACTTCTTGAAGGCAACTCCGATGTGATACTCTGCGAGCGCGGCATCAGGACCTTTGAGACTGCCACGAGAAATACGTCGGATCTTTCGGTCATCCCGCTTGTGGCTGAGAGTTGTCATCTGCCGGTGATCTTTGATCCAAGCCATGCAACAGGGAAGAGGAGCCTGGTGAGCCCCTTATCGCTTGCCGCTGCAGTTGTCGGCTCTCACGGCATTATGGTTGAGGTCCATCCGGACCCTGAACATGCCCTGTCTGACGGCCCCCAGTCGCTGACGTTCAAAGGGTTCGAAAAGCTGAAGCAGAAAATGGATGCCTTGATCGAGTTTATGAAGACAAAGTTGCCTGAGTAG
- a CDS encoding tetratricopeptide repeat protein produces MKRFPLFFMLIAGLAILSCPVTAIASASEQETELFNKGYEYLFSYKPDKAAETFRMFLKEYPESSARDAAMFWLGKTLISMKSYSEAEQTFQTIQKEFPDSPFLVFIGIEMEEIVRLRSAALNKDNREASLQQKDGNPKEVKDGKRSGEADRKLTQLQTDKEKAEALLEEERRVNRERMLRITDLESGEALLKKQNTDLEVQVLRLADLEKNLKEARSERDRLNRQIARLSAEKSSSEKDTVITTMPQPQEQKAAVEGGEPLRFRLAQLELLSEEQGKELARARKEQERLERLVMEEKKLVSELKTDLARSKEREKGDNTASSGRDAEKLVAEVNTFKGQVSGLQAENKNLGNRIEEMELQAEQRIRDMRILNAYLSRLMFQKKDAPKPQTDPKAGEERDRLKSTLEEEKKRSADLSNQLAKLKERPAHAETVQERPSSLQLASDALVRIGSRDYPLAQIIDYQITASLMLKSIGARDIAWRTGNPLNDFISEELLLMEARKINLSSDTKKQKEMIEKYRLGTAEAAYLEKVMTIARYLDTQYTDSSPDKWLELISVDYKPGDAASKTVLATDIQKAARGGTSFEEIAKMYPEGVRFIRLSIKEFSTKYKDKSQIIQKLNFLNEETVVMWSELGYMLIKPVSTRTPFNPFEELASEKKERLTAFLKQWFSEHTKQP; encoded by the coding sequence ATGAAGCGATTTCCTCTTTTTTTCATGCTTATTGCCGGTCTCGCCATCCTCTCCTGCCCGGTGACTGCAATTGCATCTGCCTCGGAGCAGGAGACCGAGCTTTTCAACAAGGGTTACGAATACCTGTTTTCCTACAAGCCTGATAAGGCAGCCGAAACATTCAGAATGTTCCTTAAAGAATATCCGGAAAGCTCAGCGCGCGATGCTGCCATGTTCTGGCTCGGCAAGACCCTCATCAGCATGAAATCATATAGTGAGGCCGAGCAGACCTTCCAGACCATACAAAAAGAATTTCCTGACAGCCCTTTTCTGGTCTTTATTGGTATCGAAATGGAAGAGATCGTAAGGCTCCGATCGGCCGCACTTAATAAGGACAACAGAGAGGCGTCGTTGCAGCAGAAAGATGGCAATCCCAAAGAAGTAAAGGATGGAAAGAGATCAGGAGAGGCAGACAGAAAGCTGACTCAGCTTCAGACAGATAAAGAAAAGGCTGAAGCGCTCCTTGAAGAGGAACGCAGGGTTAACCGTGAGCGCATGCTCAGGATCACGGACCTGGAATCCGGAGAAGCCCTTTTGAAGAAGCAGAATACTGACCTTGAAGTTCAGGTGCTCCGCCTGGCGGATCTGGAAAAAAACCTGAAAGAAGCAAGGAGCGAAAGAGACCGCCTCAACAGACAGATAGCACGACTCTCCGCGGAGAAAAGTTCCTCAGAAAAAGACACGGTCATTACGACAATGCCGCAGCCCCAGGAGCAGAAGGCTGCTGTCGAGGGAGGAGAGCCCTTGCGCTTCAGACTCGCGCAGCTGGAGCTGCTCAGCGAAGAACAAGGGAAAGAACTTGCCAGGGCCAGAAAAGAGCAGGAGAGACTTGAAAGACTGGTAATGGAGGAAAAGAAACTTGTATCAGAGCTCAAGACCGATCTTGCCCGCTCAAAAGAACGAGAAAAGGGTGATAATACTGCATCATCAGGAAGGGACGCCGAGAAACTGGTCGCAGAGGTCAATACATTCAAAGGTCAGGTGAGCGGGCTGCAGGCTGAAAATAAGAACCTTGGGAACAGGATCGAGGAGATGGAGCTTCAGGCTGAACAGCGGATCCGGGATATGAGGATCCTGAACGCCTATCTTTCCAGGCTGATGTTCCAGAAAAAAGATGCTCCGAAACCGCAGACAGACCCGAAGGCCGGAGAAGAACGGGACAGGCTCAAATCAACACTTGAAGAGGAAAAAAAGCGTTCTGCAGATCTAAGCAATCAGCTTGCGAAACTTAAAGAGCGGCCGGCTCATGCGGAAACAGTACAGGAGAGACCTTCTTCACTGCAGCTTGCTTCTGACGCCCTTGTCAGGATCGGCAGCAGAGACTATCCCCTTGCACAGATCATTGATTATCAGATCACTGCTTCACTCATGCTGAAGAGCATCGGGGCAAGGGATATTGCCTGGAGAACCGGAAATCCGCTCAACGATTTTATATCTGAAGAACTTCTCCTTATGGAGGCAAGAAAGATCAATCTGTCGTCTGACACGAAAAAACAGAAGGAGATGATCGAAAAATACAGGCTCGGCACCGCAGAAGCTGCCTACCTCGAAAAGGTCATGACCATTGCCCGATACCTGGACACACAATATACTGACAGCTCACCAGACAAATGGCTGGAGCTCATATCGGTTGACTACAAGCCCGGGGATGCCGCATCAAAAACGGTCCTGGCAACCGATATTCAGAAGGCCGCCCGGGGAGGAACGTCATTTGAAGAAATTGCAAAGATGTATCCCGAAGGCGTCAGATTCATTCGCCTGAGCATCAAGGAGTTCAGCACAAAGTATAAGGACAAAAGCCAGATCATTCAGAAGCTCAATTTTCTCAATGAAGAAACGGTGGTTATGTGGTCTGAGCTCGGCTATATGCTGATCAAGCCGGTCTCGACCCGAACCCCCTTCAATCCCTTTGAGGAACTTGCATCAGAGAAAAAAGAAAGGCTCACTGCGTTCCTTAAGCAATGGTTTTCTGAGCACACGAAACAGCCTTGA
- the panB gene encoding 3-methyl-2-oxobutanoate hydroxymethyltransferase: protein MPKITVQDFLKKKAEGAKITMLTAYDYPFAQIADEAGLDAVLVGDSLGVVVQGLENTLPVTMDEMIYHTKMVSRAVKNALVIGDMPFMSYQSGVEDAIRNAGRFLKEGGAAAIKIEGGSEIADRIRAMTRSDIPVMAHIGLTPQSIHRMGGYKVQGKTKSAARKLIEEAKIVEDSGAFSVVLEGIPLSLAREITKSLSIPTIGIGAGPYCDGQVLVLHDLLGLFDRFVPKFVKRYAKLKEEALAAMRDYKREVEDGTFPSEEQSFK from the coding sequence ATGCCGAAGATAACAGTGCAGGATTTTCTGAAGAAGAAGGCCGAGGGAGCGAAGATCACGATGCTGACCGCATATGACTATCCGTTTGCCCAGATCGCGGACGAGGCGGGCCTTGATGCGGTGCTTGTCGGCGACTCGCTTGGCGTCGTTGTTCAGGGACTCGAAAACACCCTGCCGGTGACCATGGATGAGATGATCTACCATACTAAAATGGTTTCCCGGGCGGTAAAGAACGCCCTTGTCATCGGCGATATGCCTTTCATGTCATACCAGTCAGGCGTTGAAGATGCGATCAGGAATGCCGGCCGGTTTCTCAAGGAAGGGGGAGCTGCCGCGATCAAGATCGAAGGCGGCTCCGAGATCGCTGACAGGATCAGGGCCATGACCAGGTCAGATATCCCGGTAATGGCCCATATCGGCCTTACGCCCCAGTCGATCCACAGGATGGGCGGATATAAGGTGCAGGGGAAGACAAAGAGCGCCGCCAGGAAGCTGATCGAAGAGGCGAAAATTGTCGAAGATTCTGGTGCGTTTTCCGTTGTCCTTGAAGGTATTCCCCTTTCTCTTGCCCGAGAGATCACAAAGTCCCTTTCCATTCCTACTATCGGCATTGGTGCTGGTCCCTATTGTGACGGTCAGGTGCTGGTGCTGCATGACCTGCTCGGCCTGTTTGACCGTTTTGTGCCAAAGTTCGTGAAGCGGTATGCGAAACTCAAGGAAGAGGCACTTGCTGCAATGCGTGATTATAAGAGAGAGGTGGAAGACGGCACGTTTCCCTCGGAAGAACAGAGCTTCAAATAG